GCAACTGGCACACATATTTTCTGCAATGGCAGTACTGAGTCAATAGTCAAGGGTAAAAAGTCAAGGTTTTTGGACTTTTGACTCTTGACTTTGGACGATTTTTGTCAAAAATATATGACAATGCGCGTAAGTCCTAGTTTAAAGTGAGTCAGATAATAGAGAGTATTAATAGTACTCTGATCGACGAAAGTAAATCAAGAAGATTTCAGACTAAACGGTTTAGTTTGATAAAAAAAGTACTGTTCTTACAGTACTTTTCAGAAACGGAGTCAACTGTTCGATGACCCAGGTGAATTTAGAATCTGTCAAGGGTAGGCGAGGAAGGAAGAGGATTTTGCTGACTACTTTCGCCAACAAGATGGTAAAATAACTCACAAGTTTGGTGGACTGGGTTTAGGCTTAGCGATCGTTCGGCATTTGACTGAACTACATGGGGGGACAGTTGATGCAGCTAGCCTTGGGGAAGGACAAGGAGCCACATTTACCGTCAAGTTCCCCTTGATGGCGAATGCAGCAGCCTCACAGCCAGAAATTCCTACTACTGCTCAATTGCTTGACTTCAGCCAGTTGCGGATTTTAGTAGTGGATGACGAGCAGGATATGCGAGATTTAGTACAGTTCATTCTAGAACAACAGGGAGCGCAAGTTACCCTTGCTGCTCATGCTGCTGAGGCGCTGATGCTGTTTGAGCAAAAGCCGCCCGATATTTTAATCAGTGACATGGGAATGCCAGATATGGATGGCTATATGCTGATGCAGCAAATTTGGAGGCGATCGCCAAACCAAGGTGGAAATATCACAGCGATCGCTCTTTTTGCCTACGCTGGAGAATACGACCAACAGCAAGCCCTCAAAGTCGGCTTTCACAAACATATTTCCAAACCTGTAGAGCCACAAGCATTAGTTAATACCATCTCAGAACTAATCATCTCTGGTAAAAATAGATTAAATTTCTAAGTACTGTGATCCAAGTTTTGACTTTTCCTCTCAGCCTAGTTCTTATACCATTTCACGAAATTCTTGATATAAATTACTTTTCTTTCTCCCCCAGCCTCCCCAGCTTCCCCACTTCCTT
Above is a window of Nostoc sp. UHCC 0702 DNA encoding:
- a CDS encoding response regulator gives rise to the protein MTHKFGGLGLGLAIVRHLTELHGGTVDAASLGEGQGATFTVKFPLMANAAASQPEIPTTAQLLDFSQLRILVVDDEQDMRDLVQFILEQQGAQVTLAAHAAEALMLFEQKPPDILISDMGMPDMDGYMLMQQIWRRSPNQGGNITAIALFAYAGEYDQQQALKVGFHKHISKPVEPQALVNTISELIISGKNRLNF